The genomic window ATACGCATCCTCGCCCCGGCGATGTCTATCATAGCATGGCCGATATCTCTGCCGCCAGAAATCAGATCGGTTACGAGCCTGTGGTCTCAATAATTGATGGGCTGGCGGAATATATTGTCTGGGCGAGAGGCTGCATATAAATCGGAGACACGGATGTTTATACTGGTTCTCGGCGGAGAAGGAATGCTCGGGCACAAGATGTTTCAGGTCTTGCGGAAGCGATATCCGGATACGTCATGCAGTGTTTTGGGCCGCTTGGATGATCCATTTTACAGCAAAATAGACATATACCGGCACGGATATGTATACGAGCGTGTGGATGCCACAAACATTGCCGATCTTGAGAAGAAGTTATGTGAGTGGAGACCCGCATTTATTGTAAACTGCATCGGAATCGTAAAACAGAGATCGGAAGCAAATGCACCGATTCCAAGCATTACATTGAACTCACTTCTGCCTCACAAACTCGCTCAGATTGCCGCACAATGGAATGGAAGAGTCATACACTTCAGCACTGACTGTGTCTTCAGCGGTCTGCATGGCAGCTACACGGAGAATGACCATTCGGATGCTCAAGACCTCTATGGCAAATCAAAATTTCTCGGCGAACTGATTGATGATAACGCTCTCACGCTCCGCACATCGATTATCGGTCGAGAGCTTTCGCAGTTCAGGTCTCTTTTGGAATGGTTTCTGGCTCAACGCGGCAAGTGTGTGCACGGCTACAGAAAGGCATTATATTCAGGGGTGACGACTAATCATCTTTCGGAACTGGTCGCGGACTTGATTGCCGACTACCCGACACTCTCTGGCCTCTACCAGCTGACAGGCCGCACAATTAGCAAATATGAGTTGTTATGCCTGCTGCGCGATGCGTATGACATGGACACACAGATCGTTCCGGACGATGAAGAGTGCTGCGACCGGAGCATGATCGGCGATAAATTCAGATCGGCCACAGGCTATGTCGCTCCGCCGTGGTCGGAACTCATCAGTGAAATGGCAGGCGACCCGACTCCATATGAGGACTGGAGGAACCGATGAAAACATTCGACGGCAAACGACTCGTGATTATCGGTGGGACTGGTTCATTGGGCAAGGTGCTGGTCAAAAGGCTCCTCGGCGGCGAGATGGGCGAGCCCGATAAGATCATCGTCTTTTCACGCGATGAGGCAAAGCAGCACTTCATGCGCATGGAATATCAGAACACGATCGCCGCGACCGATGAGTTGATATATCGCAACTTCCAGCGCAAACTCGAGTTCCAGATTGGTGATGTCCGAGATCTGAACTCCGTCGCCGCAGTGCTCAGAGATGCCGATGTCGTATTCAATGCTGCGGCACTCAAGCAGGTGCCGACCTGCGAGTACTTTCCGTATGAGGCAGTTCAGACAAACATATTGGGCGCGGAGAACATTGTTCGTGCTGTTCGTGAAAACAATTTGCAAGTCGAGGTCGTCGTCGGGATATCGACCGACAAGGCCTGCAAGCCGGTTAACGTAATGGGCATGACCAAGGCCATTCAGGAAAGGGTGCTCATCCAGGCTAATATGCGTTGTCCGCAGACACGGTTCGTCTGCGTCCGTTATGGTAATGTGCTCGCATCCAGAGGATCGGTCATTCCGCTTTTTCACCAGCAAATACTCCAAGGAGGTCCGGTGAGCATTACCACTCCTGAGATGACGCGATTTTTGCTCAGCTTGGATGATGCGGTGGATACGGTCTTTGCCGCGATCAGCGGTGCAAATCCGGGCGAAACGTATGTGCCGCGTGCTCCATCTGCGTTGATAACCAATGTCGCAAAGGCTCTCATAGCAGACAGACCCGTAGAGATAACAATTACGGGTATCAGACCAGGTGAGAAAATCCACGAGATAATGGTCAGTGACGAAGAGGCGTATCGCACCGTAAGTCGAGACAAGTGGTATGCCATTTGTCCCATGCTTCCTGAAGTTATGGTAGATGGCTGCGCGCAGTGCTGTTTGGAAAAGGAATACAGCTCGGCGGACCGTGTGATGACTCTCGATGAGACAGCCGTTCTTCTTAAGACTCGGCGGCTGATGCTGGAAGACTGCCGGGTAGAGTTTGGAGAGATATTGCGTTGAGAGTGATGACTATATTGGGTACAAGGCCGGAGGTCATTCGCCTAAGTCTGATCATCAAGCTGCTTGATAAATGTTCGGACCACGTTCTTGTGCATACAGGCCAGAATTATGATGACAGGCTCAGCGGTATTTTCTTTCGCGAGTTGGGTCTGCGCAATCCAGATGTCAGTCTAGGGATCAAGGGCACAGGTTTTGCGGATCAAGTGGGTCAAATCATCGTGCAGAGCGAGAAGGCATTTCGCGAATATCATCCTGATCGCCTGTTGATTCTGGGAGACACAAACAGCGGGCTTGCATCCCTGGTCGCAAGGCGTTTGGGCATGCCTGTGTATCACATGGAAGCCGGGAATCGATGTTATGACGACCGTGTCCCCGAAGAGGTCAACAGACGTGTGATCGACCATTCGAGCAGTGTTCTGATGCCTTACACTCATCGAAGCCGTGAGAATCTGCTCAAAGAAGGCATATCCGGCGAACAAATTTACGTCATAGGCAACCCTATCAATGAAGTCATAGATCACTACGAAAAAGAGATCGCGTCGAGCACGGTGATGAACGATTACGGTCTCACTGAAGGCAAGTTTTTCCTGGTGACCATGCATCGTGCGGAGAACGTCGATATTTATCAGAGGCTCAAAGCCCTGGTGGAGGCCATGGCGCTTTTACGTAAAACTTATAAATATCCGGTCGTCTGCTCATTTCATCCGCACACCAGAGACAAAGTGGAGTCTTTCGGAATCGATATAGGGCACAGTGGCCTAAGGTTTGTCGAGCCATTGGGGTTCTTTGATTTCATCCAGATGGAAAAGGCTGCATTCTGCATAATATCCGACAGCGGTACCGTGCAGGAAGAGGCCTGCATATTAAGAATCCCCAATGTTACAATCCGCGATGTGACCGAACGTCCCGAGACCGTTGAGTGCGGGTCCAACATGCTGGCAGGCGTCGACCCGGAGCAAATCCTCAGCAGTGTCTCTCTTGTGACTGGCGGCGGATGCGCATGGAGAATACCTGCCGAATACAAAGTCGATAACGTATCAGAGACTGTCTGCCGAATCATGCTCAGCAAGAGGATAGGGGATCTCGCTGAAGTCGGCTGGAGGATATCTGTCTGATGATAATAGTGCGCCTGACTGGAGGACTAGGCAATCAGTTGTTTCAATATGCGTTCGGACGCAGGCAGGCTCATGTGGGCGGAGCGGAGCTAAAGCTGGATATTTCGTATTACGCGGCAAATTATATGGACGGTCGGCAATACCGGCTCAACAATTTCAATGTTGTCGAGGATATCGCCTCCGTCGTTGAAACAGCATCGTTGGCAGGCAGACAACACCATAGCCTCATCGGGCGGTTGGAGCGTGCTCTTCGCAGCCGATTACATATGCACAAGAAGTCCATAGTGCGCGAGCATGGCTGCGTTTTCAGCCCCATGGCTCTGAAGAAAACAGATAATGTCTATCTTGACGGCTACTGGCAGAGCGAGAAATATTTCAAGGATATCGAGGACATTTTGCGCAGCGAGTTTACGGTGAGAAATCCTCAGGACCAGATCAACCGGTCCATATCGGCCGATATTGATCAGACGGAATCGGTCAGCCTGCATATACGGCGCGGAGATTATGTCTCCAACGCTGCGTTCAACAAGGTTCATGGAGTCTGTGCGCCGGATTATTACGAATCCGCCATTGAGCGGCTTATGGACGAGGTTAAAGCCCCGCGTTTCTTCGTGTTCTCGGATGATATCGAGTGGTGTCGAGACAATCTGAAGCTGAAATATCCTATCACCTTCATAGACCACAACGGCGAGGATAGAGACTATGAGGACCTCCGTCTTATGAGCCGATGTAAACACCATATCATTGCGAACAGCTCTTTTAGTTGGTGGGGGGCGTGGCTTTCATCCAATTCCGGCAAGATCGTGATCGCGCCGGCCAAGTGGTTCAATGATCCACACAAAGACTCCAAGGACATCGTGCCGGACTCATGGCAAAGGATATGACCAAATGAGCGCCAAGCCTGGTATTTCAGTGTTGATGGGTGTGCATAACTCGATTCATCATCTTGCGGAAGCCATAGACAGTATACTCGGGCAGCAGTATGACGATTTCGAGTTCATTATCATCGACGACGGTTCGACTGACGGCTCGGCAGATGTTATCGACAAATACGGCAAAGTCGACAACAGAATTCGCATCTTCCATCAGGAAAATAAAGGGCTAGCGGTGACGCTCAACAGAGGGCTGGAAGCCGCGGCGGGTAAATACATCGCCCGCATGGATGGTGACGACATCAGCATGCCGCAGCGATTGAAAACGCAGTTAGACTTTATGGAGGCTCATCCTGATGTCGGGATATGCGGAACGGCATGCAGGCTTTTCGGATATACGAACAGCATAAGCTGGACACCGATTACATCCGAAGAGATCAAGAGCAAACTAATTTTTTGGCCATCCATAGTGCACCCGTCGGTCATGATGCGGCGTGACCTGATAGAGCGTGAGGGTCTTTACTACGATCCAGACTTTAAACAGGCTGAGGACTATGAGCTGTGGTCAAGATTTTCCCGGTGCTGTGAGATGGCCAACATTCCCGAAATCCTACTGCATTATAGGACATATCCAACACAAGCGACCTTTGCTTTTCAAGGCGATGTGGAGCGCTGGTCAGGTTTTGTGCACAAACGGCTTCTTCGAGATATGGGCATTGATCCGACTGATGATGAGATGGAGCTTCACCTTGCTCTTCACAGATCATGTTTCAAGACATCGCGCAGCTATCTCGAACAGATCGAGCAGTGGCTCTGCAAGCTGGTCGGGGCCAACAGGCATTCGAGTCTGCGTGAATCAAACACGTTCGAGTTAATGATTTTTGAGAGGTGGTGCGCTGCGTGTGCACTTGAATGGAAACTAGGCTTATGGGCTTGGAGGAAGCTAAAGAAATCAAGTCTGTATAGCGCTGCATATGCCACATCAACTCTCAAACTTGCATGGCAATTAGCCAGGATTCCTCTGGCACGAGCGCTTCAAAGTTCTGCACTCGGCAGATGCATAAAGCGCGTCGTCAGGTCGCTATAATCGATAGGACCATACGTCAAAAGAGGTGTGGTTTGCGATTTTGGCGTTTCGAGATGTGTGATGGCATAAATCTCACAGTGCCACTAGCCCAAGATGCTGGAGTTCGAGAGATTACTCACATATATCTGCGTCGATTTTCTTGATTGTAACCCACATGTGGCGTGCACTTGCATTTCGTTAGTAAACGTTGTATTGCCGCTGTGAAAGAAGTGACTTGACGCCGAATATCGGTTTGCCCTCATACTCTGTGTTTTTGGGTAAAAGCAGTATTATTCGCACAGAGAAGGACTATGCCACATGAATGATTCGGTTTCGGTATTGGTGCACTCCTGCGATTCTGAGTTCGGGCGCCTCATACAGGATGTGCTTCAAAGCAGCGATGTTATAGAGAATGTTACGCATGCTACTGAACCATTTGAAGCAGTGCAGTTGGCAGCGTCACTCTTGCCGGCGGTGGTAATAATTTGCGAATCCTCAATGATGCCATGGCAAGAAGTCTGCAGCTATATCGGGCTGGTGTGTCCGCAAAGCCGCATCATTCTTATTGTTGAGCATATAGATCAGGACAAGATTGACAAGGCTATGCTGCTGGGTGTACGACAGGTGCTTGCTTGCTCACAAGACCCGAATAGTCTCGTTTCAATTATTGAACAGCTGCAAGAGTTGGATGCAGTCAAGAACTCTATGGACTATCTCAAAGCAACAGATCCGAAAAAATGGGCACGCCTGATTGCGGTGAGTGGAGCCAAAGGTGGCATAGGTAAAACCACTATTACGATCAACCTCGGCGTTGCTCTTGCACAAGATAATCCGGGCAGTGTTGTTA from bacterium includes these protein-coding regions:
- a CDS encoding glycosyltransferase family 2 protein, yielding MSAKPGISVLMGVHNSIHHLAEAIDSILGQQYDDFEFIIIDDGSTDGSADVIDKYGKVDNRIRIFHQENKGLAVTLNRGLEAAAGKYIARMDGDDISMPQRLKTQLDFMEAHPDVGICGTACRLFGYTNSISWTPITSEEIKSKLIFWPSIVHPSVMMRRDLIEREGLYYDPDFKQAEDYELWSRFSRCCEMANIPEILLHYRTYPTQATFAFQGDVERWSGFVHKRLLRDMGIDPTDDEMELHLALHRSCFKTSRSYLEQIEQWLCKLVGANRHSSLRESNTFELMIFERWCAACALEWKLGLWAWRKLKKSSLYSAAYATSTLKLAWQLARIPLARALQSSALGRCIKRVVRSL
- a CDS encoding polysaccharide biosynthesis protein, translating into MKTFDGKRLVIIGGTGSLGKVLVKRLLGGEMGEPDKIIVFSRDEAKQHFMRMEYQNTIAATDELIYRNFQRKLEFQIGDVRDLNSVAAVLRDADVVFNAAALKQVPTCEYFPYEAVQTNILGAENIVRAVRENNLQVEVVVGISTDKACKPVNVMGMTKAIQERVLIQANMRCPQTRFVCVRYGNVLASRGSVIPLFHQQILQGGPVSITTPEMTRFLLSLDDAVDTVFAAISGANPGETYVPRAPSALITNVAKALIADRPVEITITGIRPGEKIHEIMVSDEEAYRTVSRDKWYAICPMLPEVMVDGCAQCCLEKEYSSADRVMTLDETAVLLKTRRLMLEDCRVEFGEILR
- a CDS encoding alpha-1,2-fucosyltransferase is translated as MIIVRLTGGLGNQLFQYAFGRRQAHVGGAELKLDISYYAANYMDGRQYRLNNFNVVEDIASVVETASLAGRQHHSLIGRLERALRSRLHMHKKSIVREHGCVFSPMALKKTDNVYLDGYWQSEKYFKDIEDILRSEFTVRNPQDQINRSISADIDQTESVSLHIRRGDYVSNAAFNKVHGVCAPDYYESAIERLMDEVKAPRFFVFSDDIEWCRDNLKLKYPITFIDHNGEDRDYEDLRLMSRCKHHIIANSSFSWWGAWLSSNSGKIVIAPAKWFNDPHKDSKDIVPDSWQRI
- the wecB gene encoding UDP-N-acetylglucosamine 2-epimerase (non-hydrolyzing); translation: MRVMTILGTRPEVIRLSLIIKLLDKCSDHVLVHTGQNYDDRLSGIFFRELGLRNPDVSLGIKGTGFADQVGQIIVQSEKAFREYHPDRLLILGDTNSGLASLVARRLGMPVYHMEAGNRCYDDRVPEEVNRRVIDHSSSVLMPYTHRSRENLLKEGISGEQIYVIGNPINEVIDHYEKEIASSTVMNDYGLTEGKFFLVTMHRAENVDIYQRLKALVEAMALLRKTYKYPVVCSFHPHTRDKVESFGIDIGHSGLRFVEPLGFFDFIQMEKAAFCIISDSGTVQEEACILRIPNVTIRDVTERPETVECGSNMLAGVDPEQILSSVSLVTGGGCAWRIPAEYKVDNVSETVCRIMLSKRIGDLAEVGWRISV
- a CDS encoding SDR family oxidoreductase encodes the protein MFILVLGGEGMLGHKMFQVLRKRYPDTSCSVLGRLDDPFYSKIDIYRHGYVYERVDATNIADLEKKLCEWRPAFIVNCIGIVKQRSEANAPIPSITLNSLLPHKLAQIAAQWNGRVIHFSTDCVFSGLHGSYTENDHSDAQDLYGKSKFLGELIDDNALTLRTSIIGRELSQFRSLLEWFLAQRGKCVHGYRKALYSGVTTNHLSELVADLIADYPTLSGLYQLTGRTISKYELLCLLRDAYDMDTQIVPDDEECCDRSMIGDKFRSATGYVAPPWSELISEMAGDPTPYEDWRNR